The following are encoded together in the Cerasicoccus sp. TK19100 genome:
- a CDS encoding TrbI/VirB10 family protein, with translation MLTFIKSPLGNAVVLLLLVGSIGTVVILDSIGEGQAKADFNEPDEETYNYKPEVYKRDIPRFKMPGAIVESNSVETPKPTEEKTAPEPAVSRPLLARQPESKEKTKPALPLNLFTGKPPKDQPELSENYAPYGRLVPCELTITVESNAINTPIIGLVTEDVVNAGKVIIPAGAEVHGRASESRNRDRIAATGTWNFVWRTQDRLNGTELALQGIALDREYNFNTGEWGLRDGSAGLKGHLIESDSWNEIKLFAATFLAAATQGFKEYDNFITDTGSTVQIAESSVGNAALDGATAVMAEYAEQIRETIQRDGYYIRVPTGKQFYVYVTQTIDAREGSRGNVSNKDIWKKEDDTNEG, from the coding sequence ATGCTTACATTTATTAAATCACCACTCGGGAACGCCGTTGTCCTCTTACTCCTTGTTGGCTCAATTGGCACCGTGGTTATACTCGACTCCATTGGGGAGGGACAGGCCAAGGCAGACTTTAACGAGCCAGATGAGGAAACCTACAATTACAAGCCGGAGGTTTATAAGCGGGACATCCCGCGTTTTAAAATGCCAGGCGCCATTGTTGAATCGAACTCCGTCGAGACGCCTAAGCCCACAGAAGAAAAGACAGCGCCAGAACCAGCCGTATCCCGGCCACTTTTGGCGCGTCAACCAGAGTCCAAGGAGAAGACGAAGCCGGCACTGCCGCTAAATCTCTTTACGGGCAAGCCGCCCAAGGATCAACCGGAGCTTTCCGAAAACTATGCTCCGTATGGCCGCCTCGTTCCATGCGAGCTTACTATCACCGTTGAGAGTAATGCGATTAATACGCCGATTATTGGGCTCGTCACCGAGGATGTTGTCAATGCGGGCAAAGTCATTATCCCAGCAGGCGCCGAAGTTCATGGCCGCGCCAGCGAAAGCCGTAACCGTGACCGTATTGCCGCCACCGGCACATGGAATTTCGTCTGGCGGACTCAGGACCGTCTAAATGGCACCGAGCTAGCCTTACAGGGCATTGCCCTTGACCGCGAATACAATTTCAACACCGGAGAATGGGGACTGCGTGATGGCTCCGCAGGCTTAAAAGGCCATCTCATAGAGAGCGATAGCTGGAACGAAATTAAGCTGTTCGCGGCCACCTTCCTTGCCGCCGCTACGCAGGGGTTCAAGGAATACGACAACTTTATTACCGACACTGGCTCTACGGTTCAGATCGCCGAAAGCTCCGTCGGTAATGCGGCCTTAGACGGCGCCACCGCCGTCATGGCCGAGTATGCGGAGCAGATTCGGGAAACGATTCAGCGTGACGGCTACTACATTCGCGTGCCCACCGGGAAGCAATTCTACGTTTACGTCACCCAAACTATCGACGCCCGCGAAGGCTCGCGGGGTAACGTCAGCAACAAGGATATTTGGAAAAAGGAGGATGATACCAATGAAGGATAA
- a CDS encoding helix-turn-helix domain-containing protein, which yields MDATKGKAAKKIAIGLGQAIRARREQADISQDELAWRAEVHRAYMGTIERGQQNITVFKLFQIARALGLKPSDILKDIGL from the coding sequence ATGGACGCGACAAAAGGCAAAGCTGCAAAAAAAATAGCTATCGGACTAGGCCAAGCTATACGTGCACGTCGCGAACAGGCGGATATCAGTCAGGATGAACTTGCTTGGCGTGCTGAGGTGCACCGCGCTTACATGGGAACCATTGAGCGCGGTCAGCAAAACATTACCGTTTTTAAGCTTTTTCAGATAGCTCGGGCACTCGGTCTCAAACCTTCCGACATCCTCAAGGATATCGGGCTATAG
- a CDS encoding DUF4141 domain-containing protein, with product MKLILFFSILLCALSARAQWVVTDPGHTAQTIAARIQDIANHGEVLAEWQQQYEQLTQQIDTMTQQLEVETIMKDWMGDPIAVNLPSLEVLSVDDFIDDLNYGIPWNEVIEQADGSDSLDETHGGLFEEVPSVTVTGQAVNINDAALKKYAAVDRQYTNYVEAATEIDARLLELQENQALTLTELKNAATDAEVQKLSAIVNAQNGQIALLISEREKQYQQYNALKELGENQEAKAKSVSIKAQLQDQHAAYQSLQQYLTGLTSSEN from the coding sequence ATGAAGCTTATTCTATTTTTCTCCATCTTGCTATGCGCGCTTTCGGCGCGTGCGCAATGGGTCGTAACCGACCCCGGACATACCGCGCAGACAATTGCGGCGAGAATACAAGACATCGCTAATCACGGCGAAGTCTTAGCCGAGTGGCAGCAGCAGTACGAACAACTGACTCAGCAAATTGATACGATGACCCAGCAGCTTGAAGTGGAAACCATTATGAAAGACTGGATGGGCGACCCGATTGCGGTCAACCTGCCTTCCTTGGAAGTGTTGTCGGTCGATGACTTTATTGATGACCTCAACTACGGCATTCCGTGGAACGAAGTCATTGAGCAGGCAGATGGTTCTGACAGTCTTGATGAAACTCATGGCGGTTTGTTCGAGGAAGTCCCCTCTGTAACCGTCACCGGCCAAGCGGTAAACATCAACGATGCTGCTTTAAAGAAGTATGCCGCAGTGGATCGGCAGTACACCAACTACGTTGAAGCCGCCACAGAGATCGATGCGCGCTTGCTGGAGCTTCAGGAAAACCAGGCCCTCACTCTGACCGAATTGAAAAACGCCGCCACCGACGCGGAAGTGCAGAAGCTTTCCGCCATTGTGAACGCTCAGAACGGCCAAATCGCTTTGCTGATATCCGAGCGCGAAAAGCAATACCAGCAGTACAACGCATTGAAGGAACTGGGTGAAAACCAAGAGGCAAAAGCAAAATCCGTCTCCATTAAGGCGCAGTTACAGGACCAGCACGCCGCCTATCAATCTTTGCAACAGTATCTAACGGGGCTCACCAGCTCCGAAAACTAA